TCTCGTATTGTAAAGGACTCGGATCCAATTCTTCACTGCATATAATTTTTCCTCTTGGTTGCATCTTCATTGTTGCATACCAATTACTATTTCCTTGGCTTAGACGAGGATACGATATAAAGCATACTTGGTCTGCTTGGCTAGCAAAAATAAAGGGATCATATTTTCCGTACCGTCTAGAGCGATTAACATCAACGATCCCTGATCTGTTTATGCGTACACCTTTATCCATTGTTGAGTCATACCAATCGCATCTGAAAAGAACAATTCTAAGACCAACAACTCCTGGATAATACAActcaaatatttgttttatgattcCATAACATTCAGATTCTCCACTTGAATCAGATGTTCCTTTCACACAAACACCATAGTTGAACGTACTGCGATCTTTTCCATGATCTAGCGTATGGAAGTTGTATCCTCGACAAAAATAAATTGGCCAAGAGGTTACTTTAGTTGCCGGTCCGTGTACCAAGTCATGCAACCATAACGGATATATACTGTGGTTAGTGTCAACTCCAATCTGAGAAATACAATAATTGTAGTAAGTAACGTACTTTATTTTGTTAGATACTTCTAGATGTCAGTTTAATACTTACATGTTTTTTCAACCATGATCCAAACTGACGTTCTTTTAAATCAAACAACTGAGCCTCATTTGTGGTGGGATGCGTCTTTTTTATGTCTTCTTCGAATAATCTGTATACAAAACTTACAGTGTATTATGAAACTAATAATGGTAAGAccaatattaaattaagataaactTACTTTTCAAAGGGTTGTAGATAACTACAATTTAAAAGGACGTACGAATGTGCACGTTGATAATCTTTTGAGTCCAACCAAACGTCCAAAGCTTTCCCACTGCCTCTTCCACCTTGTAAAAATATTTCAGAAATATCTGGAAATAAATTGTTATGCACGCCACCTCCATCATCATTGCGAGAGTCATTGCGACTTTTAGTCTGAATATTAGCCTCAAAGTAGTATGAACAAAAATCTGAAATTTCCTCGTTAACATATTGTTCTACGATGGATCCTTCAATTTTAGCTTTATTTTTTGCCTTCTTCTTCAAATGATACATATATCGTTCAAATGGATACATCCATCGAAATTGGACTGGACCACCTAGCTTTGCCTCATGAGGGAGATGAACGCTCAAATGCTCCATCACATCAAAAAAAGATGGTGGAAATATTTTCTCCAAGTTACACATGATAATAGCGATATTGCTAGCTAATATCTCCACAGAATCTCTGTCCAAGGTCCGTGCACATAGATCACGAAAGAATAAACTTATACctgtaaaaaaaatcatcaatatatttttgtatttcatCACTTATGCAAGAAGAactatatgtataaaaaataaatacccgaTAATGCTTGGTGGATGTTGCTAGGTAATAATTCCGCAAAAGCTATTGGAAGTAATCTTTGCATAAaaacatgacagtcatgactcttcattccAGAAAGCTTTCCTCCATTAAAATCAACCGAAGAAGATAGATTCGACGAATAGCCATCAGAAAATTTAACATCCTTTTTCAACCAATTAAATAGACACGTCTTGGATTCAGGAGATAATCTAAATAATGGAACTGGAGCTTTTCCCTCATTAGTCATATGCAGGTCCTTGCGATTGCAAATATCAGCCAAATCAAGACGGGATTTAACATTGTCTTTTGTTTTCCCTTGAACATTCAGTAATGTATTGAtgatattatcaaaaaaattcttctcgatatgcatcacatcaagattatgacgaagaagaagatgtttccaataaggtagctcccaaaatatactctgcTTATGCCAATTATGTTTCTCACCGTATCCCGCTATTTTTGGATGTCCTTCTCCTCCACAGTTAGCAGTCTTTGGTAAACCCGTCACATGATCAGTCCATAAAGCTTCGCCTGAATATATCGTTGGTGGATCAGAATCAACtactttattttttctgaaGTTTTTCTTGTTACGGCGCAGACTATGATCTTTTGGAAGAAAACGACggtgacaatcaaaccaacatgTTTTCCTTCCATGCTTCAGCCAAAAAGCTTCAGTGTCGTCCATACAATAAGGACATGCTAAACGTCCATgagttgtccatccagataacatagCATAAGCGGGGAAATCACTGATCGTCCATAAAAGCATAGCTCGTAATGTAAAGTTCTGCTTCAGCGATACATCATATGACTCAACTCCATCAGTCCATAAACCATTAAGCTCCTCTATGAGAGGCTGTAAAAACACATCTAAACTCCTTTTTGGATGGTTGGGACCAGGAATTAATATTGTGAGAAACATAAACTCATGTTTCATACACATGTCAGGTGGTAGATTATATGGAGTAAGAATGACCGGCCACAGCGAATAATTTTGACCAGACATACCAAAAGGATTAAATCCATCTGTGCACAAACCAAGATAGACATTTCTAGATTCATTGGCAAAATCAGGATATAGCTGGTTAAAATGTTTCCATGCTTCACCATCTGATGGATGACTCATTACATTACCAGCCTGAGTTGAATAATGCTCTTTGTGCCACCTCATATGTGAAGCTGTCTTCTTTGACTGATATAATCTTTTCAGTCTATCAGCTATTGGCAGATAAAACATTTGTCGAAAAGGAACTTTTTTTCTTCCAGGTTTTGCACTTTTGAATCTGGCAGCTCCACAAAATTTACAGCTTTCTAGGTTTGCGTCGTTTTTCCAGAAGATCATACAGTTACTCTGACACACATCTATCTTTTTGTAAGGCAGTCCCAATGATCGCATCAGCTTCTTTGTGTCGTAGTATGAAGCAGTGGCAGTGTTATCTGCAGGCATGTAGTCTTTCAACATTTGAGCAATATAATCCATGCACTTCTCAGAcaagttataatctgttttcAGAGTCATACATCGAGCCGCCAATGACAATTGTGAGTGTCCTTCTCGGCATCCATCATATATAGGATTTTGGCTTGCATTTAACAGACTGAAAAACTTTTTGGCTTCTTCATTGGGATCTTCTTCAATACTTATATGAGATGATGTATGATCATTAAAGGCATCACTTATCATCTCAACATAAGAGTTTTGAGCTTCCATGGAGACATCTATGGGTGTGTTTGTATTTTCATGAGCATGTTGCTGGTGATCGTCAACTCCATAGTTTTCTCCATGTGCAACCCAAACAAGATAATTAGCCATAAACCCTCTGTTATATAAATGGCCAGCGACTGTTTGCTCATCAAGAAATTTTCTGTTCTCACACTTGATGCAAGGACAGAATATCTTCTGCTTTTGAGCAAATAAAACATGGTTTTTAGCAATAGCCATGAAACTTTTCAATCCTTCTGTAAATGAATTTGAGACTTGATTGGTATTGGGATCAATTCTTGCATACATCCATTGCCTCATAGCTTGATTAGAATTACTCGAA
This genomic stretch from Raphanus sativus cultivar WK10039 chromosome 3, ASM80110v3, whole genome shotgun sequence harbors:
- the LOC108847021 gene encoding uncharacterized protein LOC108847021, coding for MSSSNSNQAMRQWMYARIDPNTNQVSNSFTEGLKSFMAIAKNHVLFAQKQKIFCPCIKCENRKFLDEQTVAGHLYNRGFMANYLVWVAHGENYGVDDHQQHAHENTNTPIDVSMEAQNSYVEMISDAFNDHTSSHISIEEDPNEEAKKFFSLLNASQNPIYDGCREGHSQLSLAARCMTLKTDYNLSEKCMDYIAQMLKDYMPADNTATASYYDTKKLMRSLGLPYKKIDVCQSNCMIFWKNDANLESCKFCGAARFKSAKPGRKKVPFRQMFYLPIADRLKRLYQSKKTASHMRWHKEHYSTQAGNVMSHPSDGEAWKHFNQLYPDFANESRNVYLGLCTDGFNPFGMSGQNYSLWPVILTPYNLPPDMCMKHEFMFLTILIPGPNHPKRSLDVFLQPLIEELNGLWTDGVESYDVSLKQNFTLRAMLLWTISDFPAYAMLSGWTTHGRLACPYCMDDTEAFWLKHGRKTCWFDCHRRFLPKDHSLRRNKKNFRKNKVVDSDPPTIYSGEALWTDHVTGLPKTANCGGEGHPKIAGYGEKHNWHKQSIFWELPYWKHLLLRHNLDVMHIEKNFFDNIINTLLNVQGKTKDNVKSRLDLADICNRKDLHMTNEGKAPVPLFRLSPESKTCLFNWLKKDVKFSDGYSSNLSSSVDFNGGKLSGMKSHDCHVFMQRLLPIAFAELLPSNIHQALSGISLFFRDLCARTLDRDSVEILASNIAIIMCNLEKIFPPSFFDVMEHLSVHLPHEAKLGGPVQFRWMYPFERYMYHLKKKAKNKAKIEGSIVEQYVNEEISDFCSYYFEANIQTKSRNDSRNDDGGGVHNNLFPDISEIFLQGGRGSGKALDVWLDSKDYQRAHSYVLLNCSYLQPFEKLFEEDIKKTHPTTNEAQLFDLKERQFGSWLKKHIGVDTNHSIYPLWLHDLVHGPATKVTSWPIYFCRGYNFHTLDHGKDRSTFNYGVCVKGTSDSSGESECYGIIKQIFELYYPGVVGLRIVLFRCDWYDSTMDKGVRINRSGIVDVNRSRRYGKYDPFIFASQADQVCFISYPRLSQGNSNWYATMKMQPRGKIICSEELDPSPLQYESDNTVIILLLFFLLGLLLFTDEDDMHVQRSYAFLVSSPEKKREKEWRWLLGGDLHGQTRWSSSDSSSSFDGALGLPLVFNL